One Anas platyrhynchos isolate ZD024472 breed Pekin duck chromosome 10, IASCAAS_PekinDuck_T2T, whole genome shotgun sequence genomic window carries:
- the BCORL1 gene encoding BCL-6 corepressor-like protein 1 gives MISTAPLYSGVHNWTSTERIRMCGLNEERRAPLSDEESKTSSSQHLGSQEFCVSSSLSKVELTAVSGDGSGAQDADGKVEEKLGPKLEEQPPDPNPNAECVGKTVKDDVQGPLASQGDGRGQEPAIPRAAEQESSGADAAWTPADPPSDKQADVPPACSAAPESEPAGKEKTTLSTGAQGPAVLAEGTLSVVASGCNTSASTPATFTLSRVCFPTSQAPAMQKVPLSFQPGTVLSPSQSLVYIPPPSCGQPLTVATLPSTLGVSSTLTLPVLPSYLHERCLPGIIASPELRSYPYTFSVTRPLAPDAKVVSVELSCSSPSGGSGAQPAAEGAPPSTAGPSLSPSQPAPAASCGSTAPSSGTGTHARAPAAPEPHAPGTATSVSPLKSPPQLEREMVSSPECSEMPLDLSSKSNRQKLPPPSQRKTPPMPILTPVHTSGKALLTTVLSKSQRAAQSTGSSVTSCLSATPPFVIFPDFLRNGEQGSWVKNTTLISTIPGTYVGVANPVPASLLLSKDPGVSFSRDPRHLPKQEPISIIDQGEPRSTGVPCGKKANQAGAEKQQDPARRLHGRVTPGAPLCQSKDISTWNPVQGSVYPRCPVNGKPSNPQLLPLGWSPYHQTPLLSIGISTTGQLPPNQSSSCKPAGAGELPTFLSVQPTESSAAAQSLPEGLPRLPPVEAASKGKSCRALPKLSEEQANSAPLNAGPSPQTTALDGKGGKGKVDNPQKSQECDGPEADSSKEGGVQTETPQGSCSLKQSDAKPKNQVLAAYLSHDLPAGGQQSLRGIPEAPAASQRKELGCEGSQQPPAAEPLQCVRQVDLCRVKKERVECDVSFASVTCLRAGAAPQAFAEVKLKGVGQIKQEGSVRCKSKRQHDGDARQAQKRLKCKAQDGEESPSKLGSQNVHGRKWRKHHDNLHELSKREGRTGLASVKDHNSLRVKRKRRRPAKTEFPSPAHRGDSHEEGCLEKKPKNNFRDFIPVVLSSRTRSQSGSIAGSSASVMGECDVTGQGILPLLEEDEEEEEEEEEEETSLKRRKLRKSHRASRYHSRRARDRSLSERSSCHARRTRELPWRVEAPRQLWEPNDEEEDDSHIKRKKRRRQKSRRYQTGEYLTEREEERVGFPHRRRKSKADFRYRKQKESAQGKGTELQLRSRLSPSPRKSQGHTDFRNGFFLESSDSSPVQEELEKPSGKRKCKTKHLAGICDEGKVKGCWIQPKMRSPKKPQDSWPLCKSHCVSPGNSPELPVAQHIPPEARRLIVNKNAGETLLQRAARLGYKDVVLYCLQKKSSDVNHRDNAGYTALHEACARGWIDILHILLEHGANVNCSAQDGTRPVHDAVANDNLETMWLLLSYGADPTLATYSGQTAVKLATSDVMKRFLCDYLLDLQGRADGDPQTAWDFYSSSVLEGKDTIGCDLLLNPPGSSDQEEEEQDPDNFMFEFSDKPLLPSYNLQVSVSRGPSNWFLFSDVLKRLKLSSRIFQARFPHFEVATLPRAEFQRQVALSQVLAQDEVQESPEPAQGAAETVELVHYEPELLQLLGSAVEYEAWSS, from the exons ATGATCTCTACAGCACCTCTCTACAGCGGGGTGCACAACTGGACCAGCACAGAGCGGATTCGCATGTGTGGCCTCAACGAGGAGAG GAGAGCCCCCCTTTCTGATGAGGAGTCTAAAAcgagcagctcccagcacttGGGGTCTCAAGAGTTTTGTGTCAGCAGCAGCCTGTCCAAG GTGGAGCTCACAGCGGTCAGCGGTGATGGCAGCGGTGCCCAGGATGCAGACGGCAAGGTGGAGGAAAAGCTTGGACCCAAACTGGAAGAGCAGCCGCCTGATCCCAACCCGAACGCAGAGTGTGTGGGAAAGACTGTGAAAGATGACGTCCAGGGCCCTCTGGCAAGCCAGGGGGATGGCAGAGGGCAGGAGCCTGCGATCCCCAGAGCCGCTGAGCAGGAGAGCAGTGGTGCTGATGCTGCCTGGACACCTGCAGATCCTCCCAGTGACAAGCAGGCTGACGTTCCTCCAGCCTGCTCTGCGGCTCCAGAGAGCGAGCCTGCTGGGAAGGAGAAAACCACCCTGAGCACTGGAGCACAAGggccagcagtgctggcagaAGGGACGTTGTCTGTGGTTGCTTCCGGCTGCAACACCTCAGCCTCCACCCCTGCTACTTTTACGTTGAGTAGAGTGTGCTTTCCCACATCTCAGGCCCCTGCTATGCAAAAAGTGCCCCTGTCCTTTCAGCCTGGGACAGTTCTGAGCCCGAGCCAGTCGCTAGTGTACATCCCACCACCTAGCTGCGGGCAGCCGCTCACTGTGGCTACACTTCCAAGCACCTTAGGGGTCTCCTCCACGCTCACCCTCCCTGTCCTGCCTTCTTACCTACACGAGCGCTGCCTTCCAGGCATTATtgcttccccagagctgcgctCCTACCCCTACACCTTCTCTGTCACCAGGCCCTTGGCTCCGGATGCCAAAGTGGTGTCCgtggagctgagctgctctTCACCTTCAGGTGGAAGTGGTGCCCAGCCCGCTGCCGAGGGCGCTCCCCCGTCCACAGCTGGCCCTTCCCTCTCGCCCAGCCAGCCTGCACCGGCAGCATCGTGCGGAAGCACTGCTCCCTCTTCTGGCACTGGCACGCACGCCAGAGCCCCGGCAGCGCCTGAGCCGCATGCACCGGGGACCGCTACTTCAGTCTCTCCTCTGAAGTCTCCTCCGCAGCTGGAGCGCGAGATGGTCTCCTCTCCGGAGTGCAGCGAGATGCCGCTCGATCTCTCCTCCAAGTCCAATCGCCAGAAGCTGCCTCCGCCCAGCCAGCGCAAAACACCTCCGATGCCCATCCTCACGCCCGTGCACACCAGCGGCAAAGCGCTTCTCACCACGGTCCTGTCCAAGTCCCAGCGTGCAGCACAAAGCACGGGCAGCAGCGTCACCTCGTGTCTCAGCGCCACCCCGCCCTTCGTCATCTTCCCCGACTTCCTGCGGAACGGAGAGCAGGGCTCCTGGGTGAAGAACACCACGCTCATCAGCACCATTCCGGGCACCTACGTCGGCGTCGCCAACCCGGtgcctgcctccctgctgctcagcaaggACCCCGGCGTGAGCTTCAGCAGGGACCCGCGCCACCTTCCCAAGCAGGAACCTATTTCCATCATTGACCAGGGAGAGCCTCGAAGCACCGGGGTTCCCTGCGGGAAGAAAGCCAACCAAGCTGGAGCAGAGAAACAGCAGGATCCTGCCAGGAGGCTTCACGGCAGAGTTACTCCGGGAGCTCCTTTGTGTCAGTCCAAGGACATCTCCACCTGGAACCCCGTCCAGGGAAGTGTGTACCCGCGCTGCCCCGTGAATGGAAAACCCTCCAACCCTCAGCTCCTGCCTCTTGGCTGGTCTCCTTATCATCAAACCCCCCTGCTTTCGATTGGCATCTCCACGACAGGGCAGCTGCCCCCGAaccagagcagctcctgcaagcCAGCTGGTGCAGGCGAGCTCCCGACCTTCCTGAGCGTGCAGCCGACGGAGTCGAGCGCCGCAGCCCAGAGCCTGCCGGAGGGGCTGCCCAGGCTCCCGCCCGTGGAAGCTGCCTCCAAGGGCAAGAGCTGCCGGGCCTTGCCCAAGCTCTCTGAGGAGCAGGCCAATTCAGCCCCGCTGAATGCAGGTCCGTCTCCTCAGACCACCGCTTTGGATGggaaggggggaaaggggaaggtgGACAACCCTCAGAAGAGTCAAGAGTGCGATGGCCCAGAAGCTGACTCCAGCAAAGAGGGCGGTGTACAGACTgagactccccaggggagctgtaGCCTCAAACAGTCGGATGCAAAGCCTAAAAACCAAGTGTTAGCAGCCTACTTGTCCCACGATCTGCCCGCGGgtgggcagcagagcctgcGGGGGATTCCAGAGGCGCCCGCGGCGAGCCAGcgcaaggagctgggctgcgaAGGCTCCCAGCAGCcgccagctgcagagcccctCCAGTGCGTGCGCCAGGTGGATCTGTGCAGGGTCAAGAAGGAGCGGGTGGAGTGCGACGTCTCCTTTGCATCCGTGACTTGCttgagggctggggctgctccccaggcCTTTGCCGAGGTCAAGCTGAAAGGCGTGGGCCAGATCAAGCAAGAGGGCAGCGTGCGCTGCAAATCCAAGCGGCAGCACGACGGGGACGCCAGGCAGGCGCAAAAGAGACTGAAGTGCAAAGCGCAGGATggcgaggagtccccgagcaaaTTGGGGAGCCAAAACGTGCACGGCCGGAAG TGGCGAAAACACCACGACAATCTGCACGAACTCAGCAAGCGAGAAGGCCGAACTGGCCTGGCATCAGTGAAGGATCACAACAGCCTCAGGGTAAAGCGTAAGCGTAGGAGGCCAGCGAAGACAGAGTTCCCATCTCCAGCACACCGTGGGGACAGCCACGAGGAAG GTTGCCTTGAGAAGAAGCCCAAGAACAACTTTCGGGACTTCATTCcggtggtgctgagcagccgGACACGCAGTCAGTCGG GAAGCATCGCTGGCTCGTCAGCTAGCGTGATGGGAGAGTGTGATGTGACTGGCCAAGGCATTTTACCATTGttggaggaggatgaggaagaagaggaggaagaggaggaggaagagacgTCCTTGAAACGTCGCAAGCTGCGGAAATCCCACCGAGCATCACGCTATCACAGTCGCAGGGCCAGGGACAGGTCTCTGTCGGAGAGGAGCAGCTGTCATGCGAGGAGAACCCGGGAGCTGCCCTGGAGAGTGGAAGCACCCAGGCAGCTATGGGAGCCCAACGACGAGGAGGAGGATGACAGCCacatcaaaagaaagaaaaggagacgACAGAAAAGTCGGAGATACCAGACAGGGGAGTACTTGACTGAACGAGAGGAAGAACGAGTGGGCTTCCCCCACAGGAGGCGAAAATCCAAAGCAG ATTTTAGGTACCGGAAGCAGAAGGAGTCTGCGCAGGGTAAAGGCACAGAGCTACAGCTGAGGAGCAGGCTTTCCCCGTCCCCCCGAAAATCTCAAGGACACACAGACTTTCGGAATGGCTTTTTCCTGGAGAGCTCAGACAGCTCTCCTGTCCAAGAAGAGCTAGAGAAACCATCAGGAAAACGCAAATGTAAAACCAAACACCTGGCAGGAATCTGTGATGAGGGGAAG gtgAAAGGATGCTGGATCCAGCCCAAAATGCGCTCTCCGAAGAAGCCCCAGGACTCGTGGCCGCTTTGTAAATCCCATTGTGTCAGCCCAGGGAACTCCCCTGAGTTGCCTGTGGCCCAGCACATTCCTCCCGAAGCACGGCGGCTGATAGTGAACAAAAATGCAGGGGAGACCCTTCTGCAGCGAGCAGCTCGCCTGGGCTATAAG GATGTGGTGCTCTATTGCCTGCAGAAAAAGAGCAGTGACGTGAACCATCGTGACAATGCTGGCTACACAGCTCTGCACGAAGCCTGTGCGCGGGGATGGATCGACATCCTCCACATCCTGCTAGAGCACGGCGCCAACGTGAACTGCAGTGCGCAGGATGGCACAAG GCCTGTCCATGATGCGGTGGCAAATGACAACCTGGAAACCATGTGGCTTCTACTTTCTTATGGTGCTGATCCCACTCTGGCCACTTACTCTGGGCAGACAGCTGTGAAGCTTGCCACCAGTGATGTGATGAAGCGCTTCCTCTGCG ATTACCTTCTGGATCTCCAGGGGCGCGCTGATGGGGATCCTCAAACAGCATGGGACTTCTACAGCAGCTCTGTACTCG AGGGGAAAGATACCATTGGATGCGATCTTCTGCTCAACCCTCCGGGAAGTTCAgaccaggaggaagaggagcaagATCCTGACAACTTCATGTTTGAGTTCTCAGACAAGCCGCTGCTTCCCAGCTATAACCTCCAGGTGTCAGTGTCTCGCGG GCCCAGCAACTGGTTCCTCTTCTCCGACGTGCTCAAGCGCCTGAAGCTGTCCTCCCGCATATTCCAGGCCCGTTTCCCACACTTCGAGGTCGCCACGCTGCCCAGGGCGGAGTTCCAGCGCCAGGTCGCCCTCAGCCAGGTGCTGGCTCAGGACGAGGTGCAGGAGAGCCCCGAGCCAGCGCAGGGTGCCGCAGAGACAGTGGAGCTGGTGCACTACGAGcccgagctgctgcagctgctgggttcGGCGGTGGAGTATGAGGCCTGGAGCAGCTGA